The sequence below is a genomic window from Brevibacillus laterosporus.
AGCAAGCATCGCATCCCATGGAAATACCGGTCAGTTTGCCCATGAAATGATCTTCTAGACCAGCACGAATCACTTGCGTACTGTTGTACAGGTACTCAGGTCCAATGAAACCAACCACTGTATTTACTAAGAACGGATCATATCTCTTAGCGAAGCCATAGCAACGCGCTTCCAACGTTACCTGATCAACACCATAATGGGCTTCCGAAGACAGTTCAGAACCTTGTCCTGTCTCAAAATACATGACATTCGGTCCTGTCGCTGTTCCTTCTCTTTGTGCCAATTGACGTGCCTCTTCAATCATGTCTCCTGAAATCCCAAATGCCTCATTTCCTTTTTGGGAGCCAGCGATACTTTGGAAAATGAGGTCGGCTGGGGCTCCTTTACGAATAGCTTCCATCTGGGTAGTCACATGAGCTAACACACAGTTTTGTGTGGGAATCGACCACTTTTGCTTAAAATCTTCAAATCTCTTCAATACCCGACTTACGCTTTCAACAGAGTCATCTACGGGATTTAAACCGATAACAGCATCACCAATACCAAAGGTAAGCCCTTCCATTAACGAAGCTGTAATTCCATCAGGATCATCTGTTGGATGGTTAGGTTGCAATCGAGCTGACAGAGTCCCCTCATAGCCAATCGTTGTATTACAGTGGGCTTGGATGCGAATTTTACGGGCGCCGTAAATTAAATCCAAATTCGACATAAGCTTAGTAACTGCCGCAACCATTTCACTGGTTAATCCTCGACTGATCCTCTTAATGTTTTCCTCCGTGGTATTTTCATCCAAAATCCATTCTCGTAGCTCAGAAACTGTCCAGTTTTTTATTTCGTTATAAATTTTTTCGTTGACGCCATCTTGAATAATACGTGTCACTTCGTCTTCTTCATAGGGTATCGCTGGATTGTTACGTAATTCAGCCATTGTAAACTCACTCAACACAATCTTGGCTGCCACCCTCTCTTCAGAGCTTTCTGCAGCGACGCCAGCCAATTTATCCCCTGATTTTTCTTCGTTTGCTTTCGCCATGACATCCATAACATTTTTGAATTGATAGGCATTGCCGAAAAGATTTGTTTTAAGTTTCAACGTCGTCACCTCATAACTGTTAGGAATGAAATACTAGAGTCTTAATGATCACAGGTAGCACACGGCCATTTGCCAGTGGTTTTCCTATGTCGATGTAATCGCCGTTTTCTAATCGGATACTATCAATGCATATAACTTCTCGAGAAAATTGCAGTTGCTTATGCATGGTTTGACCTAACACTTTGGCAAAATCCATTTCGACAATAACCACTAGCGGCAAATCTACTTTTATCAAAGCTTCCATTCCACCGATTAAGGCTTGTGAAAGCTCCTGAATCTCTGTGAAGCTTGGACTTTTTTTCCCACGTATAGCAATGGCGACAGGTTGCCATTCATTTTCCAGAATGAACCAGCGCAATTTTTCTTTTAAGACATCTTGTAGATGAGCGAAACCTTGCGACTCATCCTCTTCCGTCAGCTTTAAAATGGGCAGATTTTTCATAGGAAAGTTTTCTTCTGTGTATGTAATGGTGCTACCACTAATCTCCGTTGTATGCGTACCTGCTCCCACCACAGTTGCCCGGATGGTTTCTACGGCTTGCACCAGTTTTATTTTTTCGCAGAGAGTGGATTGGCGAATCGCTTGTCCTAGCAAAATTCCTATATCCCCGTAAGCAAGTACATCATTTGTTTCCGGATGATAGACATAATCAGCCACCCCGCCAGAGAAAGAGATATATTGGGGACGTATACTGTCGTCGATCCCGTGATGAGTTACGATGGTTTGATAAAATGGAGTACGGTGTATCAGATTAACTGACTGTTCCAGTAGGCTTACCATCTCAATAACTACTTTACGCAACTGCTCTATATCGGCTGTATCACCTTCTTTCATATGTAGTTCCCTCTCGCTGATTAACTGCTTGATTTTATCTGCGATGTAGATAATTTTCCCTGAAGAAGGATCTATTTTGATGAGTCTACCGCCAATGTCCAGACACCCCGTACTAACCAACTCTCCTTCGTGAAATACCGCTAAGTTGGTTGTACCACCACCAATATCTAAGTTGACAACGGTAGCGCCCTTTTCTTCCGATACTTTATCTATTCCAGCACCCTTGGCAGAAATAATGGATTCCAGATCTGGACCTGCCGTTGCTACAACAAAATCCCCGGCAAAACCACTCAAACGCTGCAAAACATCTCTTGCATTTTGTTTTCGAGCGGTCTCACCCGTGATGATGACCGCCCCTGTTTGCACGTCTCCAGGTTGAACATGCGCTCGCTGATACTCTCTTTCTACAATTCTGCGTACCTCGTCGCTATTAATCTCGGTTTGCGAAAGTAACGGAGTAAAATGAATATCACTTCGATAGATAATCTCCTTATCCACGATTTTTATTCGAGGAACTCCAAAAGCAGATGCTGTATTCTCGATGCCGATCTTGCTAAACACCAACTGTGTGGTTGATGTCCCAATGTCAATCCCGACACTCAGCACTTCTTCTCTCATCCTGTTACCACCTCAAGTGTTTGTTGCAAGCAAATCTTTGATTTTTTCAAGACCTTGGCTTTCATAGCTACTCACATGAAAGATTTGTTCTGCTCCTGCTTCTCGTAAAAACTGTTCAGCACGGGTCAGTTTTTCTTGTTGTTCGCACCTATCTACTTTGCTGACAATACCAATCACAGGTTTGGCAAAAGCGCTAGCGAACTGAGCGGGAAACAAGCTAGTTTGATCTGTGCAATCTTGTACGAGCCCAATCAAATCACACTCCGCTGAGGTTACGATAAGCGCACGGTAATAATTTCGGTTCTCAATATACTCACCAGGTGTATCAATAATATTTTCTACAGTTTCAATCATCTGTGTCTTATGGTAGCTGAGTTTGGCATTCATGAGGGCCTGAGACAGGGTTGTTTTTCCACATCCCGTCCTACCTACTAACATCATTATTTTTCCCATTGCTATGACCTCGTTATGGATGCGGATGAAAAATGTAATACCTTGGAAAGCATGTTTAGTACTTCTCGTAATGCAGATTCCACACTTGAAATGTCTCCCGTAATGACAAGCGAACCACTGAATCTATCTACGAATCCAATGGAAACATCTGCTGACTTCGTGGCCACATCTGCTGCAATGATGGATGCCTCACTTGGTGTTATGGTAAGGATTCCAATCGCTTTGATATTTTCAGAGAGAAGCCCCAACTTTTTATACAAATCGGGATTAGGATTTGCAATCAAGTGCGCGAGGGTCACCTGTTTTCCGGGAACATACTCTTGTATGACACGTTGTTTCTCTTCCATATGCTTAATCACCACACTTGTAGTTATTATGATTGTAAGGTAGAGAAAATATGCTCTTAATGTAAAACATGTTTTTATAAAAAAAGTATGAAATAAATCAGGCTAATGAAAGACAAACTAACTTTATTCCTCCTATCAAAAGGAGAAAGATATGAAATCGGATATAAGTTTACGACCCTTCTTCGTTTTTTGGGGAGCCACCTACTTAGGTATTCCTTGCGATAGACGTATGTTCATTTGAAAGGAGAAAGATATGAACCATTTCCAGGTAAAAACCATAGTTCACTTCGGGGCAGACGCATTAACTAGCCTCCAACGTATTGAGAATAAACGTATTTTAGTGGTGACAGATCCCTTTATGATCAAATCCGGTATGATTGAAAAAGTAAAACAACAACTCGAGGAAAAAAACGAACATATCACTATTTTTCATAACATCGTGCCAGATCCTCCACTAGAAAATATCGTGAACGGTGTACAGATCATGAGTGCAGCTGACCCAGATATCGTGATTGCCTTAGGCGGAGGGTCAGCTATAGATGCAGCAAAGGCGATTTGTCTGTTTAAAAATCGCATGAATCAGAAGGAAACGGTTGCAAAAGAAGTGACATTCATTGCCGTGCCAACTACCAGTGGAACTGGCTCTGAGGTGACGAATTTTTCTGTGGTTACGGATAGTAGCAAAAATGTAAAATACCCTCTTGTTTCTGATGAAATGCTGCCTACCGAAGCCATACTAGACCCTGAACTCGTCAAAACGGTCCCTCCTTTTATAACAGCTGATACCGGCATAGATGTGTTGACTCATGCGCTGGAAGCCTACGTATCTACGCTTTCTTCCGACTTTACAGATGCTTTTTCAGAGAAAGCCATTCGTCTGGTTTTTGCCTATTTAGAAAAATCGTTCCGAAACGGAGAAGATCATCTGGCCCGCGAAAAAATGCATAATGCCTCCTGTATAGCCGGTCTTGCCTTTAATGCTACCTCACTTGGTATCAGCCACAGTATGGCACATATTATTGGAGCAAAATTTCATATCTCTCATGGGAGAAGCAATGGCATTGTTCTGCCATACGTTATTGAATACAATGCCAACATTAAAGGGTACACGGATCGCAATTTTAGTATGGCAGCCAGCAAATATGCAGATATTGCCAAACTTTTAAATTTACCTTCCTCCGATACACGAAACGGAGTGAAAAATCTGATTTTAGCAGTGAAAAAACTTCGAAAAGAGTTAGGAATGCCCGCCTCTCTAAAAGAAGCTGGTGTAAAAAAAGAGGAGTTTTATCGGGAGCTAGACAATTTGGTCGAAGTGGCCATGCAGGATAAGTGTACGATAACAAATCCGCGTACCCCTAGCGTTAAGGAAATAAAGTCTTTGTTTGAACAAGCTTATGTAGGTAAATAAAATCGTTTTTTTCGCCTATTTTTGTTATCAATTTTTTTTAGCTATTGACAATTCCGAAATGTACCAGTATGATTCACTAGTAACAAATAAGTCCTCGTTAGGTGAGGCTCCTATACAAACATAGGCCACTGCCCAGAAATATCGAAAGATGCCCATGGGTAGAACAGGAACTGTCGGATTAAGGCTTTTCTTAAGGTGGCTAAGAGATCGTTATTCTCTTTACGTTGTATAGTGCCAAAACTCGACTAGGGGGAACGAAAATGCTTATTTTTGTATGCATACTTCAGACCCTCTAGTTATTCTAGAGGGTTTTTCATTTTGTAAAGGGGGGAATCCCACATGGAAGACAGTCCTAGTAGTAGTAGTCGAATAAAGCAGGTATTTCAACATTCTGTATCAAGAGAGAAGCATATTTTCTATGCTCTTACATGTTTGCTATGCTCTTTTTTTCGCCCTCCTTTACCAACAACGTGGGTGTATTTAAGTATGCGTACTTGACATGCGAGTGCATAGAAAAATAGTTCAGCTAGCTCTCTCTTACAGGGGGAGTTTTTTTGTGTCTATTTTTCACACTCGGGAGGTAACAACATGAAACGACAAAAACATATCAATAAAACATCTTTGAACCACGACATTTCTTC
It includes:
- the eutB gene encoding ethanolamine ammonia-lyase subunit EutB, which encodes MKLKTNLFGNAYQFKNVMDVMAKANEEKSGDKLAGVAAESSEERVAAKIVLSEFTMAELRNNPAIPYEEDEVTRIIQDGVNEKIYNEIKNWTVSELREWILDENTTEENIKRISRGLTSEMVAAVTKLMSNLDLIYGARKIRIQAHCNTTIGYEGTLSARLQPNHPTDDPDGITASLMEGLTFGIGDAVIGLNPVDDSVESVSRVLKRFEDFKQKWSIPTQNCVLAHVTTQMEAIRKGAPADLIFQSIAGSQKGNEAFGISGDMIEEARQLAQREGTATGPNVMYFETGQGSELSSEAHYGVDQVTLEARCYGFAKRYDPFLVNTVVGFIGPEYLYNSTQVIRAGLEDHFMGKLTGISMGCDACYTNHMKADQNDIENLAVLLSTAGCNYFMGIPHGDDVMLNYQTTGYHETATLRELLHLRPITEFEKWMEKMGFIENGKLTKRAGDASVFLA
- the eutA gene encoding ethanolamine ammonia-lyase reactivating factor EutA, which codes for MREEVLSVGIDIGTSTTQLVFSKIGIENTASAFGVPRIKIVDKEIIYRSDIHFTPLLSQTEINSDEVRRIVEREYQRAHVQPGDVQTGAVIITGETARKQNARDVLQRLSGFAGDFVVATAGPDLESIISAKGAGIDKVSEEKGATVVNLDIGGGTTNLAVFHEGELVSTGCLDIGGRLIKIDPSSGKIIYIADKIKQLISERELHMKEGDTADIEQLRKVVIEMVSLLEQSVNLIHRTPFYQTIVTHHGIDDSIRPQYISFSGGVADYVYHPETNDVLAYGDIGILLGQAIRQSTLCEKIKLVQAVETIRATVVGAGTHTTEISGSTITYTEENFPMKNLPILKLTEEDESQGFAHLQDVLKEKLRWFILENEWQPVAIAIRGKKSPSFTEIQELSQALIGGMEALIKVDLPLVVIVEMDFAKVLGQTMHKQLQFSREVICIDSIRLENGDYIDIGKPLANGRVLPVIIKTLVFHS
- the eutP gene encoding EutP/PduV family microcompartment system protein, producing the protein MGKIMMLVGRTGCGKTTLSQALMNAKLSYHKTQMIETVENIIDTPGEYIENRNYYRALIVTSAECDLIGLVQDCTDQTSLFPAQFASAFAKPVIGIVSKVDRCEQQEKLTRAEQFLREAGAEQIFHVSSYESQGLEKIKDLLATNT
- the eutS gene encoding ethanolamine utilization microcompartment protein EutS; the protein is MEEKQRVIQEYVPGKQVTLAHLIANPNPDLYKKLGLLSENIKAIGILTITPSEASIIAADVATKSADVSIGFVDRFSGSLVITGDISSVESALREVLNMLSKVLHFSSASITRS
- a CDS encoding iron-containing alcohol dehydrogenase; this translates as MNHFQVKTIVHFGADALTSLQRIENKRILVVTDPFMIKSGMIEKVKQQLEEKNEHITIFHNIVPDPPLENIVNGVQIMSAADPDIVIALGGGSAIDAAKAICLFKNRMNQKETVAKEVTFIAVPTTSGTGSEVTNFSVVTDSSKNVKYPLVSDEMLPTEAILDPELVKTVPPFITADTGIDVLTHALEAYVSTLSSDFTDAFSEKAIRLVFAYLEKSFRNGEDHLAREKMHNASCIAGLAFNATSLGISHSMAHIIGAKFHISHGRSNGIVLPYVIEYNANIKGYTDRNFSMAASKYADIAKLLNLPSSDTRNGVKNLILAVKKLRKELGMPASLKEAGVKKEEFYRELDNLVEVAMQDKCTITNPRTPSVKEIKSLFEQAYVGK